Proteins encoded within one genomic window of Thioploca ingrica:
- a CDS encoding proline iminopeptidase — protein MTTLYPNIEPYATYPIAVGDGHILTVEECGNPEGIPVIFLHGGPGSHCKPHHRAFFDPAIYRIILFDQRGSGRSTPRGNLQDNTTWDLLADLETIRKKLNIENWVIFGGSWGATLGLLYAQQYPERVLGLILRGIFLARERDIHWFYGEDGVNRFFPKQWHEFTQLLPEGRWETPLAIYYNYLTSNDIKEAENAALAWANWGNCVVTLGQTTQLLEQSAEIAEIFNEARIECHYMFHHCFLEENQLLRDVDKVADIPTILVHGQCDLVCPLESSYLLEQQWPAAQLRIVPAAGHLACEPEMIATLVEATNEMAKMVATFWKN, from the coding sequence ATGACTACTTTATATCCTAATATTGAACCCTACGCGACTTATCCTATTGCGGTTGGAGACGGCCATATATTAACGGTAGAAGAATGTGGTAATCCAGAAGGTATTCCCGTGATATTTCTTCATGGTGGGCCGGGCTCCCATTGCAAACCTCATCACCGCGCTTTTTTTGATCCAGCGATTTATCGGATAATCTTGTTTGATCAACGGGGTTCCGGACGTTCTACTCCCAGAGGAAATCTTCAAGACAATACGACCTGGGATTTATTAGCTGACCTAGAAACGATTAGAAAGAAACTCAATATTGAAAATTGGGTTATATTCGGTGGTTCCTGGGGAGCAACTTTAGGTTTGTTGTATGCTCAACAATATCCGGAACGGGTGTTAGGTTTGATTCTACGAGGGATTTTTTTAGCGAGAGAACGTGATATTCACTGGTTTTACGGAGAAGATGGCGTTAATCGATTTTTCCCCAAACAATGGCATGAATTTACCCAATTATTACCCGAAGGACGTTGGGAAACACCGCTCGCTATTTATTATAATTACTTAACGAGTAACGACATTAAAGAAGCAGAAAATGCAGCTTTAGCTTGGGCAAATTGGGGAAATTGTGTCGTTACTTTAGGTCAAACCACCCAGCTATTAGAACAATCAGCCGAAATTGCCGAAATTTTCAACGAAGCGCGTATTGAATGTCACTACATGTTCCATCACTGTTTTCTTGAAGAAAATCAGTTATTACGTGATGTAGACAAAGTAGCCGATATTCCGACTATTCTCGTTCATGGACAATGCGATTTAGTCTGTCCTCTAGAAAGTTCTTATCTGTTAGAACAACAATGGCCCGCAGCACAATTAAGGATCGTACCAGCCGCTGGTCACTTAGCCTGCGAACCGGAGATGATCGCTACTCTCGTGGAGGCAACCAATGAAATGGCAAAAATGGTAGCTACCTTTTGGAAAAATTAA